A genomic region of Oryza glaberrima chromosome 1, OglaRS2, whole genome shotgun sequence contains the following coding sequences:
- the LOC127752421 gene encoding G-type lectin S-receptor-like serine/threonine-protein kinase At2g19130 yields the protein MATLQSAVVFADAADTVAADRPLSGSQRLLVSSRGKFALGFFQPENSIHWYIGIWYNQISKHTPVWVANRGSPISNPDTSQLTIATDGNMVLLDNSTTAIWSTNISKIASNSTVGVILDTGNLVLADASNTSIIHWQSFDHFGNTWLPGGKLGRNKLAGVSTGLVAWKARNDPAPGVFSLELDPNGTSQYLLEWNSTQQYWTSGNWTGRIFTGVPEMTPTGIYPNSLYTFDYVNGENGSYFVYDLKDDSVLTRFVLGEMGQIQFLTWMNGANDWMLFWSQPKAQCDVYSLCGPFSVCTENAMASCSCLRGFGEQNVGEWLQGDHTSGCRRNVELQCSSNGSVVGRSTDRFYTMGNVRLPSDAESVVATSTDQCEQACLRSCSCTAYSYNGSCSLWHGDLINLQDVSAIGSQGSNAVLIRLAASELSSQKQKHAKKLITIAIVATIVAALMVAALVVILRRRMVKGTTQVEGSLISFTYRDLKSMTKNFSEKLGGGAFGSVFKGSLPDATMVAVKKLEGFHQGEKQFRAEVSTIGNIQHVNLIRLLGFCSEKSRRLLVYEYMPNGSLDKQLFDGRKHVLSWDTRYQIALGIARGLDYLHEKCRDCIIHCDIKPENILLDGSFAPKVADFGLAKLMGRDISRVLTTARGTVGYIAPEWLAGTAVTAKADVFSYGMTLLEIVSGRRNVERREDGTADILPLLAASRLVGGVGDGRREELVSAVVDGRLGGDADMGEAERAFRVAFWCIQDDENARPAMATVVQVLEGLVEIGVPPIPRSLQLLADESNYLQFFSDLLPSK from the exons ATGGCCACGCTGCAAAGCGCTGTGGTGTTTGCTGATGCCGCcgacaccgtcgccgccgaccggcCGTTGTCCGGCAGCCAGAGGCTGCTGGTGTCCAGCCGTGGCAAGTTCGCGCTCGGTTTCTTCCAGCCAG AGAACTCAATACATTGGTACATTGGCATCTGGTACAACCAAATCTCCAAGCACACGCCGGTCTGGGTTGCAAACAGGGGCTCTCCAATCTCGAATCCGGATACCTCACAGCTAACCATAGCAACCGACGGCAACATGGTATTACTCGACAATTCAACAACTGCAATTTGGTCCACGAACATCTCCAAGATCGCCTCCAACTCAACTGTCGGTGTTATCCTCGACACCGGTAACCTTGTCCTAGCAGACGCATCGAACACCTCCATCATCCACTGGCAGAGCTTCGACCATTTCGGCAATACCTGGCTCCCCGGCGGCAAGCTCGGCCGGAACAAGCTCGCCGGCGTGAGCACTGGTCTGGTCGCATGGAAGGCACGCAATGACCCAGCCCCCGGCGTGTTCTCCCTCGAGCTGGACCCGAACGGCACGAGCCAATACCTGCTCGAATGGAACAGTACACAGCAGTATTGGACAAGCGGCAACTGGACCGGCCGCATCTTCACCGGCGTGCCGGAGATGACGCCGACCGGCATCTACCCGAACTCGCTGTACACCTTCGACTACGTCAATGGCGAGAACGGGAGCTACTTCGTGTACGATCTCAAGGACGACTCGGTCCTCACGAGGTTCGTCTTGGGCGAGATGGGGCAGATCCAGTTCTTGACATGGATGAACGGCGCCAACGACTGGATGCTGTTCTGGTCGCAGCCCAAAGCGCAGTGCGACGTGTACTCGTTGTGTGGGCCGTTCAGTGTCTGCACCGAGAATGCAATGGCATCTTGTAGCTGCCTCCGTGGCTTCGGTGAGCAAAACGTTGGCGAATGGTTGCAGGGAGATCACACTTCAGGGTGCAGAAGAAACGTGGAGCTGCAGTGCAGCAGCAATGGCTCGGTGGTAGGAAGGAGTACTGATCGGTTCTACACGATGGGCAATGTAAGATTACCAAGCGATGCAGAGAGTGTGGTGGCCACAAGTACTGATCAGTGTGAGCAAGCATGCCTAAGAAGTTGTTCTTGCACTGCTTACTCCTACAACGGCAGCTGCTCACTGTGGCATGGAGACCTCATCAACCTGCAGGATGTGTCTGCCATCGGTAGCCAAGGAAGCAACGCTGTTTTGATTCGCTTGGCTGCTTCAGAATTGTCTAGCCAGAAGCAGAAGCATGCCAAGAAGTTGATCACTATTGCCATTGTTGCTACTATTGTTGCAGCACTCATGGTAGCTGCCTTGGTTGTCATCTTGAGAAGAAGAATGGTAAAGGGAACGACACAAGTGGAAGGTTCCTTGATATCATTCACATACCGTGACCTGAAATCTATGACAAAAAATTTCTCTGAAAAACTCGGGGGAGGTGCATTCGGTTCAGTGTTCAAAGGGTCGTTGCCTGATGCGACCATGGTGGCCGTGAAGAAGCTCGAAGGTTTTCATCAGGGCGAGAAGCAGTTTCGCGCAGAGGTGAGCACAATCGGCAACATCCAACACGTCAACCTGATTCGATTGCTCGGGTTTTGTTCGGAGAAATCGCGACGACTACTCGTCTACGAGTACATGCCAAATGGTTCACTGGACAAGCAACTTTTTGACGGCAGAAAACATGTCCTGAGCTGGGACACGAGGTACCAGATTGCTCTTGGAATCGCAAGGGGATTAGACTATCTCCACGAGAAATGCAGGGATTGCATCATACACTGCGACATCAAGCCAGAGAACATACTGCTCGATGGCTCGTTTGCTCCCAAGGtcgccgacttcggcctcgccaaGCTCATGGGCCGCGACATCAGCCGCGTGCTGACCACGGCGAGGGGCACGGTGGGGTACATCGCGCCGGAGTGGCTCGCCGGCACGGCTGTGACGGCGAAGGCGGACGTGTTCAGCTACGGCATGACGCTGCTCGAGATCGTGTCGGGGAGGAGGAACGTGGAGCGGAGGGAGGACGGCACCGCGGACATTCTCCCGTTGCTGGCGGCGAGCaggctcgtcggcggcgtcggcgacggccggcgggaggagctGGTCAGCGCCGTGGTGGACGgccggctcggcggcgacgccgacatGGGCGAGGCGGAGAGAGCATTCAGGGTGGCGTTCTGGTGCATCCAGGACGACGAGAACGCGaggccggccatggcgacggtggTGCAGGTGCTCGAAGGGCTCGTGGAGATCGGCGTCCCGCCGATTCCGAGATCACTTCAACTCCTTGCCGATGAATCGAATTATTTGCAGTTCTTCTCCGATTTATTACCGTCGAAGTGA